From Cystobacter fuscus DSM 2262, one genomic window encodes:
- a CDS encoding ABC transporter ATP-binding protein: MIDVTNLHKRFGAVTAVEDVSFRAEDGVVTGLLGPNGAGKTTTLRMLYSLIRPDRGSVKVDGLDVAERPLDVRRALGVLPDARGLYPRLTAREHVRYTGELHGLSGAALDSRIAELVELLDMKDIADRRTEGFSQGERMKVALARALVHGPRNVLLDEPTNGLDVMSTRAVRTLIRRLREQGHCIVFSSHVMQEVAALCDRIVVVARGRVVADGTPDELRARTGRENLEEAFVAIIGSDQGLML; encoded by the coding sequence ATGATCGACGTGACGAACCTGCACAAGCGCTTCGGCGCGGTGACGGCCGTGGAGGACGTGAGCTTCCGCGCCGAGGACGGCGTGGTGACGGGGCTGCTCGGGCCCAACGGCGCGGGCAAGACGACCACCCTGCGCATGCTCTACTCGCTCATCCGCCCGGACCGGGGCAGCGTGAAGGTGGACGGCCTGGACGTCGCCGAGCGCCCCCTGGACGTGCGCCGCGCCCTGGGCGTGCTGCCCGACGCCCGCGGCCTCTACCCGCGCCTCACCGCGCGCGAGCACGTGCGCTACACCGGGGAGTTGCACGGCCTGTCCGGCGCGGCGCTCGACTCGCGCATCGCCGAGCTGGTGGAGCTGCTCGACATGAAGGACATCGCCGACCGGCGCACCGAGGGCTTCAGCCAGGGAGAGCGCATGAAGGTGGCGTTGGCGCGGGCGCTCGTGCACGGGCCGCGCAACGTGCTGCTGGACGAGCCCACCAACGGCCTGGACGTGATGAGCACGCGCGCGGTGCGCACGCTCATCCGCCGCCTGCGCGAGCAGGGCCACTGCATCGTGTTCTCCAGCCACGTGATGCAGGAGGTGGCCGCGCTGTGCGACCGCATCGTGGTGGTGGCGCGCGGCCGCGTGGTGGCGGACGGCACCCCGGACGAGCTGCGCGCGCGCACGGGCAGGGAGAACCTCGAGGAGGCGTTCGTGGCGATCATCGGCAGTGACCAGGGGTTGATGCTATGA
- a CDS encoding ABC transporter permease produces MKSLLSTVFRKEMRDHLRDHRSVWSAVGMTLLGPLLFGVMFTVMASWLNKDKPLELPVLGRSHAPSLVAYLERSGATLTEPPADYEARIQAGKLDTVLIIPEDYGEDFAAGRTAKVHLVMDNSRNQARTTIRRVQQLINGYSGLLGAQRLLARGVAPELASPVKIEEVDLSTPERLAASLLSIIPIFLVFAAFSGGMNVAIDAMAGERERGSLESLLLNPVRREALVVGKWLAAVVFAIAATTLCLVAFLLVMNRVPLQDLGVKVRLDALAVLGLWAGVLPLALMASAGQMLLSTFARSFKEAQTYMQMLSLLPTLPGMVLVLSPVQSQTWMFAVPVLGQEMLVQELMRGEPLGPMPFVLGLVSCTALALVFLAWTARLLRDERIIFGRS; encoded by the coding sequence ATGAAGTCGCTGCTGTCCACGGTGTTCCGCAAGGAGATGCGCGACCACCTGCGCGACCACCGCTCGGTGTGGAGCGCGGTGGGCATGACCCTGCTGGGGCCCCTCCTCTTCGGGGTCATGTTCACGGTCATGGCCTCCTGGCTCAACAAGGACAAGCCCCTGGAGCTGCCCGTGCTGGGCCGCTCCCATGCCCCGAGCCTCGTCGCCTACCTGGAGCGCTCCGGCGCCACGCTCACCGAGCCTCCCGCGGACTACGAGGCGCGCATCCAGGCGGGCAAGCTGGACACGGTGCTCATCATCCCCGAGGACTACGGCGAGGACTTCGCCGCGGGCCGCACCGCCAAGGTGCACCTCGTCATGGACAACTCGCGCAACCAGGCGCGCACCACCATCCGCCGGGTGCAGCAGTTGATCAACGGGTACTCGGGCCTGCTGGGCGCGCAGCGGCTGCTCGCGCGCGGGGTGGCGCCGGAGCTCGCCTCGCCCGTCAAGATCGAGGAGGTGGACCTGTCCACGCCGGAGCGGCTGGCGGCGAGCCTGCTGTCCATCATCCCCATCTTCCTCGTGTTCGCCGCCTTCTCGGGCGGGATGAACGTGGCCATCGACGCCATGGCGGGCGAGCGCGAGCGTGGCTCGCTGGAGTCCCTGCTGCTCAATCCCGTGCGGCGCGAGGCGCTGGTGGTGGGCAAGTGGCTCGCCGCCGTGGTGTTCGCCATCGCGGCGACGACGCTGTGCCTCGTGGCCTTCCTCCTGGTGATGAACCGGGTGCCCCTGCAGGACCTGGGCGTGAAGGTGCGGTTGGACGCGCTCGCGGTGCTGGGCCTGTGGGCGGGCGTGCTGCCCCTGGCGCTCATGGCCTCGGCGGGACAGATGCTCCTGTCCACCTTCGCGCGCTCCTTCAAGGAAGCGCAGACGTACATGCAGATGTTGTCGCTCCTGCCCACGCTGCCCGGCATGGTGCTGGTGCTCTCGCCCGTGCAGAGCCAGACGTGGATGTTCGCCGTGCCGGTGCTGGGTCAGGAGATGCTCGTGCAGGAGTTGATGCGCGGCGAGCCCCTCGGCCCCATGCCCTTCGTGCTGGGGCTCGTGAGCTGCACGGCGCTCGCGCTGGTGTTCCTCGCGTGGACGGCCCGCCTGCTGCGCGACGAGCGCATCATCTTCGGCCGCTCCTGA